GAAGCTGCGCGGGCTGCGGATCCGCCTGTGCGCTACCGTGCCACAGCAGCAAGGTATTGTGTCCCTCCAGCCAGTGCTGGGTTGTCAGCCCTGGAATACTCTGTTCGACCAGATGCTCATCCCCGACTACCAGCAGAATGCGCACCCGACTGCGCCAGCGCCATCGATACTGAAAACGCATCTGGCTGATAATATCCTGCACCCTCTGATTGTCTGCTGGCCGCGGCTTCTGCGTTCCCGTTGCACCTGTTACCTCACATGCCTGCAGCCGCACCAGCCAACGCCAGACGAGCATAAACAGCGGGCAGAACCACACCAGCGTCAGCCAGACGATCAGCGACCAGAAGGCAATCTGACGCGGCAGAGCTTCAGGCAGATCAAGGCTGCTGCCAGCAAAGTAATACAGTCCGGCGCCGATCAGTACCAGCAGGGTAATGGCGATCAGATAGCCACAAATCAGCCTGAACAGCGAATACCGCCGGTTAGTGCGTGAAGTTTCCACGGGGAACACAAACTCCTGTAATGTATCGAGATTCCCGATCTGCGGCGATCCAGCCGCAGGACTGACCGTTGAGCGCAGAGAGCAGCGCCAGCGACCGTAACGTAAAAGGTGTGATTTGCCCGGCGTTACCAAGCCACGGAGCAAGCACATGCTCCAGAGCAGACCAGCCGCCATCCAGCAGTGCTTCCATCTCTGGGACATCCGCCGCAAGGACCCGATCCGGCACATCAGCCAGCCCGGCGTAGCGGGATAGCTGCGACACGGCCTGCGCAGCCGTTTCACCGGGCACTGGCTGCCAACACTCTGAACGGTGCAGCAGCGCCGAGCCGCGCGGTGAGCAGAGCCACGCAAAGGCGGCTTCTCCGGTGATTTGCTTGTCAGCAGGCTCGCCTTCGCCACTCCCTGCGCACAGCAGCAGGGCAGGGTGAGTTTCAGCGATAAGATCGATAACGGTGTCAGTACCAGTCCGTGACGTAAGCCGGAGAATTTCTTCCGGCAAAATCATGCCCTCGGCCAGCAGCGTTTCATGAAAGGCTGCCAGGCTTACATCATCACCGAGCCAGCAGAAGTGGGTGATAAGGCGTGTTTCAGCTGCCTGACGAAAATGGGTTGCTAAGCGGTTAGCGAGATAAGCCGCCAGCATCGCAGAGCGATCGCGTGTGCCGTTCAGCACCAGCGGACAGCGCAGCACGGCGTAACCTTCAGCATTGATACCCGGCTGCGGGGCGTCCGGCGGTTGCGACAACAGCGCCAGATGTTCGGCATTGTCATCCCCGGCGGGCGTCACCAGCAGTACGGTTTCAACCGGTAATGCCTGGCTACGCTTGTGCCACCAGGCATCCAGCGCCAGCGATGTTTCGGCATGGTGCGTCCGGCTGTTATCAGTGTTTTGCAGCCATATAAGCCAGCGCAATGCCACCGCCAGCAACCAGCACAGCAATGGCAGCACCAGCGCCCAGAACCAGAATAGCGGCGAGCGGGTCGGTTTCCCTTCTGGCCACAGCAGGATGGTAGTGATTGCTGTGATAAACAACAGCCCGGGCAGCGTTACCCACCAGCGCCGCCAGCGGACAGGTTGAACGGCGGCATAGTCAGCATAGATCGGAGGTTGATTCATCCGCAGATATCCATATCCGGCAGTGAGCTGACCAACGTGCAACCGCAGGCGCACCGGTGGCCATCCAGCGCCACGGGCTTACCGTTTACGGTGCTGTTAGGCGCTCCCTGCATGATGGTGGTCATGCCGTGCTCATTGCATTTCGCTTTATCGTTAACACAGGCCACTGACTTGCCGAAAGCATCGAAACTGCCGCTGAGCACTTCGCCGCCGTAAGGTTTGAGCGTATCGCCAACGCGCACCAATTTTTTGAGCGTCATACCACTTTCGCTCCTGATGATTTCAGCATGTCGATGGCAGAGATCATCATGGCTTGGTGTTGTGAGGCCACAACATCGGAGCGGGCAAGGGCTACAGCGGCCCCTGGTTGCGTGGTGGCTGCCGGCGGATTCAGCTTCTGAATCGCGCCGGTTGCCATATCCTTCACTTTATAGGTGGCGCTGTTATAGGCCGTTTTGGGTTCGATAAAATAGATGACGTTGTTGGATGTTGGCGCAGCATTGATTACTTTGCCTTCGACAGATATCAGGCGAAGATTTTTATTGGTCTGGTTACCACAGTAAATCATGCGGTAGCGGAAATAACCGCCCCAGGGCTCGCGTCCACCCAATGCACTTTGCATAAACCAGGCGCGGGAATCGTGAATTTGCTCATCATAGAGCGCAAGCAGGTCGGCACGAGGTTGCGTGCGGATACCGGTGCCTAGCTTGTCGATAAACAGTTGGGGATAGCGCCGATTGCCATCGGCTTTCATCTGCTCGTATTCAGCGTCTTCATCATCACCATTGATCAGGAAGACGGCATGCTTGGGGATCACATCCAGGACAATTTGTGTGGTTTGATCTTTCCAGTCACCATTAAAATCGCGTCGCCACAGCTTGTAATCATGCTGAAATTCCCGGGCAGCTTCGCGTA
The sequence above is drawn from the Pantoea nemavictus genome and encodes:
- a CDS encoding PAAR domain-containing protein, producing the protein MTLKKLVRVGDTLKPYGGEVLSGSFDAFGKSVACVNDKAKCNEHGMTTIMQGAPNSTVNGKPVALDGHRCACGCTLVSSLPDMDICG